From the Actinomycetota bacterium genome, the window AGGTATGTCTTTGGGCTCGAGCCGGAGATGGTGGGCGCGCGACTTACCGACGAAGAGTGTCCGCATGCTATGCTCGCTGTAAGCCGGCGCGCGCCGGTCGCCATCGACGACGCGTACAACGATGAACGTGTCAACCGGAGAGTCATGGAAAACCTTAATATTCGCTCGGTCTTGGTATCCCCGTTACTCGTCAGAGACGAGGCCATCGGTGCGCTGTTCTTCAACTATCACTCGGGGGTCGTGCATTTCTCCGAGGCTCAAGTCGATTTCGCCAACAAGCTTTCGGCATCGGTCTTGCTCGCCCTTGAGAACTCGCGCCTCTATGAGGCCGAACGCAAAATCGCCGACACGCTGCAGACCGCCATATTGACCGTCCCAAGGGAGATTGCCGGCGTTGATTTCGGTTATATGTATCGCTCGGCTACGGAAATAGCCAGAATAGGCGGGGATTTTTACGATATCTTCGAACTCGGCGAGTCGCTTATCGGATTTGTGGTCGGCGACGTATCCGGTAAAGGCCTCGCGGCTGCGACGACCACATCTGTCGTCAAAAGTACAATCCGAGCCTTTGCCTATCGCGACCCCGACCCGCGGCATGTGCTGACACAGACGAACCATGCTATCGAGCGGCAGATGAAAGAAGGTCAATTCGTGACCGCGGTCTATGGCATAATCAACACTTCGACCGGTGAGGTCGCGATGGCGAGCGCCGGCCATCCCGACCCGTTTCTATGCACAATGCGCGGGTGCTTCAAGGAAGTCGCGAGAAGAAACCCGCCGCTCGGTGTTTTCACAGACGTTGAGTATTCGGAGTTTACAGCGAAATTGTGTCTCGGAGACACGCTGGTCCTATATACCGACGGGCTGGTGGAAGCGCGTCATGGAAGCGAATTCTTCGGCGACGAGCGGGCGGGAATAGTGCTTGATACCGTATATGCCGCTCCGACCGGAGATATGGTCGAGGCGCTGCTCGCCGCCGCGTCGGAGTTTTCCAAGCACAAACTGACCGATGACATCGCCGTCGTCGCGATCCGCTACGTACGGGGTGATGCCTGCGACGATAGTGGGGCCGACGCGGGAGGCGGTTAGGTTATGCCGGCGCTCGCCATGGCGTTGGGGGCGTTGGGCCTATGTTTTCTTACGTCCGCTGTTTGATGTATAATCGTTCTGGGAGTTATGTGATGTGCTAATCGCGTGATCTTAGCTTATGTGCCGGACTTTGCGGTAACCAAAGAAAGATATGGCCGATGGGGAGGGGTATGTTGCCCCTTTCGGTTTAGAGGATAAACTTAGCCGGCCTATGGCGAACGAGCGGGATATCGGGGGAAAGAGCGTGGCCTGCATACGGGTGTTTATCGTCGACCAAAACACAATATTACGGGAAGCCTTGAAAGCGATACTCGGTCCGGAAAATGATATTGAGATAGCGGGCGAAGCCTCGAATGTAGACGAGGCGTTGACGGGAATCACCAGCGACAATACCGATATTATTCTAACCAGCATATACTTGCCGGATCAGGGCCTATGCAGGCTTCTCGAGTTCGCGAACTCGTCGGCTCGGTTCATCGTGTTCTCTCTCGGGCGCCCCAAGGAAGCGCGGACTCTACTATTCGACCTTAAGGTCTCCGGCTTACTTAAGATGAACGCCGTTATGGAGGATATCAAGCAAGCGGTTAGGACGGTAGCTTCCGGCGACATATACATAGACCCCGTAATATCGGATGCGTTGCTCGATGGGAACATAGAGAAAAAAGGGGTAAGGCTTTCAAACCGGCAACTGCAGATCTTGAAGATGATATGCGAGGGGTTTACAAATAAACGTATCTCTTTTGAGCTTGGAATTAGTGAAGACACCGTCAAGACGCATGTCCGCAGCATTCTCAAAAAGCTAGGCGCGGCCGATAGGGCGCAGGCAGTCTCGAAAGCCTACGAGAGCGCTATATTGAAGTAGGGCAAGTCCTCTCAACCAGTAACCATCCGTTGATTTTTTGTACCCATCTTAAGCTGTCTCCGCCAATCGTTTCAATCCCAATAAATGGAATCTTCTTGACAACATACCATGCGGGGTATTATATTAGTAATCACGTTAGTATGAGGCGACCCGGTGTCGCTTGGTATTAGCGGCGTTTCAAATAAAGTTAACAGCGGCTATTTCGTAGACTTATGATTAGACAGTGCTCGATTTTGTGATGAGGCCGTCGCCTTAGCCTATTTGGAGGAACTTTCCGTGAAGCAGTTATTTAAAGCCCTTGCGAATCCCGCCAGGGTTGAGATTCTCAAAGTGCTCAGTGCCGCCCAGAAGGGGCAGGGTGCGCATATCGCCAACGGTGAGACGAGCGTGAATATAATCGTCGAAAAAATACCGTTGTCGCCATCGACCGTCTCTCACCACTTAAGCGTTCTCAAGAAAGCCGGTGTCGTCCGCGCGCGGAAAGAGCGTCAGTGGATATTCTACTCCATCGACAGAGAGCCCCTCGAGAAGATGAGGGAGTTCCTGGCCGAACTGTAGTCGCAAGCTATGGTCGCAACTCTTGCCTTACCCCCGGTGGGCTTTATCCAACCCATAATTGCGCACAATCCCAAGGTTAAATCGCAGCAAAATTCGGCATAAAGAAGTAAGACTTCAATTCAAGGATAAGCTTAGTTTTCTTAGGGGGTAATATTATGGCCGATACGAGAAAAACCCGTGTTCTGGTAGTTTTCTACAGCATGACGGGAAACACAGCGGCGCTGGCGCGCTCGGTAGCGCAGAGCGCTGAGGAGCATGGCGCACAAGTCAGGATGCGCCAGGTCAAAGAACTCATTTCGCACGATGTCATCGAGGCGAATCCGAAGATGAAGCAGGTAAAAGAGGAACTCACCGATGTTCCAATCGCCGCCAATGATGACCTGGAGTGGGCCGATGGTATCGCGTTCGGGACGCCCACAAGGTACGGAACCATGACGGCGCAGATGAAAGAGTTTATCGACCAGACCGGAGCGTTGTGGGCGGCAGGGAAGCTAGTCGACAAGGTCGCCGGGTTCTTCACGAGCACCGCAACACTTCACGGCGGTCAAGAGAGCACTCTGTTGAGCATGATCACGCCGGTCTTGCATTTCGGGATGATCCCGGTGGGCGTGCCGTATAGCGACGCACAGTGTATGTTTGAATTGACTGTAGGAGGAGGCTCCCCGTATGGAGCCTCGTCGGTCTCCGGACCCAATGCGGACAGGCCGCCGACTGACAACGATCTCATCGTCGCGCGGGCGCTCGGCGCGCGCATTACGAAGATCGCCTCACGCATGGTCGGTGTCACGGAGGAGAGAAAAGACGCGTAACGCGCGCTGCCGATGCTTTGCCGGTGAACTATAATCGCTCGCTTGACATTTATGAGTGGGCGATTTATTGTGATGTTATGAGCATATGCTCATAACTCTTGAGAGGGGCACGCACATGCCGAGGCCGGTCAAGTGTCGCCGGATAGAATCAAAACCCGATGTCGAGCTATTTAAGCCGCGAGGCATACCGGCGTTCATGCTCGAGGAGGTCGTGCTCGGTTTCGAGGAACTCGAAGCGGTGCGTCTGAAAGACCTTGAAGGGCTAGACCAGGCATCGGCCGCAGCGCGCATGGATATCTCAAGGCCGACGTTTCAGAGAATCTTGCGCTCGGCCAGGGCAAAGATCAGCGACGCCCTGGTCAATGGGAAAGCGATTCGCATTGAAGGAGGCGTCTACGCGATAACAGCAGATGTCCGCAAATGTTGTGCCTGCGGGCACCGGTGGCACGCAAGAGAGGCCGAGGGATGCCCGGTGTGTGCGGGGAAGCTATAAGCAAAAGGCTTTGAAACGACGCAGATGCTTCGCCGAAGTGACGGAGCACCCATAGAATCAACAGGAGGTAGTTAAGATGAAAATAGCAGTATCTACGGAAGATGGCGCGCAAGTCTGCGGCCATCTAGGGCATGTCAGTAAATTCTTGGTATATGAGGTGGATAACGGGTCGATTGTCTCAAAAGAGATTCGCAGTGTAACACCGGTACATAACCCGCAAGACCATCACCAACACGGAGAACATGACCATAATCGCGCGAACCACAATGGCGACCACCACGGGGGCTTAGTCGGGTCGATATCCGACGTCTCCGCGGTCATCACCAACGGCGCCGGAGGCGGCATGATCGCGGCGCTTAAAGGTGCGGGGATTGACCCGGTCGTCACGCCGGAGAGCGACCCCGACGTCGCGGTCATGGCGTATATCGCGGGAACGCCGGCACGGTCGAGCCAGGGCTGCCGCGGCTGCGGTGGCGGCCACCACAACCATTAAGTCGAAAAAGCTTTATTCTAAAAGAGGTTTCTGTCGATCTATCGATAAATGGGAATATCGGAGAACCTGCGATGGCTAATGACTACACGCTCAGAAATCTAAGACAAGATCTGTGGCCGGTTTTTAAAAGGATGCCGGCCTATGCCAAGCTTATCAAGCTGCTGGCTTCGGACCCGCGCCTCTCCGGTAAGCAAAAGACCAAGCTCGCCGCGGGGCTGGGCTACATGGTCTCGCCTATCGACCTCATCCCCGGCTTCATCCCGGTTCTGGGCCAACTCGATGACGTCCTGGCCGTCCTTATCGTCTTGCGCAATGTTTTGCGTTCGTCCCCCCGCGAGATAGTAGAGCCGTATCTTATCCAGACCGAGTTGACCCGCGAGCTAATCGACGAAGACATCGGCACATCCGCACGCGTCTTGCGAGCCGCCTCTATCACATTAGCCAAGAAGACCGGCCGCGGCATCGTTAAGGCGGGACGCTTCGTTGGGAATAAAGTAAAAGAAAAATTAACCAATGCTGTTAATAAGAATAAGCAATAGTTTTGTTTAGTGCCGCATAATTACAGCACAGAAGTTCGGTAAAGCCTCTATGTCTAACAGCCGCTTGCAAGCGCACAGTTACTCCTGAGAAATCCCCTGAGGTTAGAATTATTTACTTTTTAAAAATAAGATTATATAATACTAAGATAAGCAAAGGCTAATATTAAGTTTTAGTGATTCATCTACCGCGTTTCTGCCTCTCTCTTTGTGGATATATGAAAGGAGCCCCAATGACAAGAACACGAGAAGAGATCCTACAAGACCTGGCGGGTAGCGTCCTTAATATGGATGAGGACCTCGCCGTAAGAACCGCCCGCGAGGCTATCGAATCCGGCCTGGATGCCTACGACGCGATCTCGAACGGATTGGTGGTCGGTATGAACAAGGCCGGTGACCTCTATGAGGAAGAAGAATACTTCGTTCCCGAGCTTCTGATTTGCTCGGACGCGATGTATGCGGCGCTCGATATTCTGAGGCCGCGGCTTAAGAAAGAGAATGCTGAGGATAAGGTCGGCTGCGTTATCGGGGTCGTCGAAGGCGATACGCACGACATCGGCAAGAACCTCGTCAGGATCATGCTCGATGTGGCCGGCTTCGACATTCACGACCTCGGGCGAAACGTTCCGCTCGCTGACTTTGTCGAAAAAGCGAAAGAGGTCAACGCGGAACTCATTTGTCTTTCCACGCTTATGACGACGACGATGGACGGCATGGCGACGGTGATCGAGATGCTGAAAGAAGAGGGTATCAGGGATCGCTTTAAAGTCTTGATTGGCGGCGGTCCGATATCAAAGGCGTTCGCGGATAAAATCGGCGCGGACGGCTACGCCGAGAACGCCGCGACGGCAGTCAAAGTCGCCAAGGAAGTCTGTGCCAAGTCCAAATCTATGTTGTAATCGGTCGAAAGGAGAAGACGATGCGGACGATGACGAAGATTCCTCAAGACACCCAGACGTCGCTCGAGAGAGTGCTCTGTTACTTACAAGGTGAAAAACCCCAGCGAATCGCGTGTTTTCCAATAATCTTGAACCACGCCGCCCGCGTGTTGGGCGAGCCTGTCGGCAAGGTTATACGCGACGGCGAACTCTACGGCAAAGCTCATGTCGCTGCTTACAGGAGGTATGGCAACGACATAATACTGTTCCTCTCGACCACGTCCACTTTGGCGGAGGCGATGGGGACAAAGATGGTCTTCTTTGATTGGGATGCTCCTCAAATCTCTGAACCGCTCATTCAAGAACTCGATGATATCAAGAAGGTGCGCATGCCTGATTACCTAAGGGACGGGCGGCTTCCCGTATATCTCGAGGCAACCGAGCTTGCGGTGAGCGAAGTGGGGCACGAGGTGCCGGTAAGCACCGTCTTGGCCGGGCCTTTTACTACGGCGGCGGCGCTCCGCCCGATCGAACTCTTCACGCGCGATCTCTACAAGAACAAAGAGTGGGTTCATGAGCTTCTCGAGATTTGCACGCAGGCCGCAATCGGCTTTATCGATGAGATATTTAAAAGAAAATCCATCCCTTACATCGTTGAGCCGATTGCATCGGCAAGCATTGTGAGTCCGAAGATGTTCAGAGAGTTCGTAACACCTTACCTTAAACGCATAGCCGACCACATTCATGCTAACGGCGGCGGCCTGCCCGCCTGCCTTCACATCTGCGGCAAGACGAAGCCCAACTGGGAGGCGATGCTGGAGGCGGATTACGATCTCTGGAGCCTCGATGCCGTCGATATGGGCGAGGCGAAAGACGCAGCAGGCCACCGGGTCGTCTTTGTCGGAAACGTAACCCCGGCTAATCTGCTGAAGAACTCGCCGGAAGAGATCGACGCCGAGGCCAAGTTGGTCTGCGAGAAGGCTCTGGATGCTCCGCGGGGCTTGATCCTCGGCTCCGGCTGTGAGGTACCGATTGATACCCCGCCGGAAAACATCGATGCGCTGATTAACGCGGCCCGCAAGTACGGCAGATTCGATAACTAAGCGGGGAGAGTCTTGAACGAGAGAGAGCGCTTGATCAGTGTGTTAAGAAAAGAGCCCGCCGACCGGCGTCCTTTTATCTGTCCCGGCGGCATGATGACGATGGTCGTCACCGAACTCATGGAGAAAATCGAGTGTTACTGGCCGGAGGCCCACATCGATGCCGAGAAAATGGCGGCGCTTACTATGGCGGCGAACCGCTTAGCGGGTATTGAAAACCTCGGTGTGCCGTTCTGTATGACGGTCGAGGCCGAGGCGATGGGTGCGGAGGTCGACCTCGGCACTAAAGACATAGAGCCGAGGGTCGTCGCGTATGCCGCAAACTCGATGGCGGACATGGACGCCCTGTCGGCGATCGATGTTATGAGTGGGCGCGCGAAGGTGTGCGTCGATGCCGTAAAGATATTGAAGCAAAAGGCGCCGGATGTTCCCGTTATCGCAAACCTCACGGGACCTGTAAGCTTGGCGACGTCTCTTGTCGACCCACTCGTCTATTACCGGGCGCTGCGAAAAGACAAAGAGGCGGCGCATGCGCTTACCGGGCGCTCGACCGAGAGCCTTATAGCGTTCGGTGACGCCATGCTTGAAGCGGGGGCGGATGTTCTCTGCATTGCCGACCCGAGCGCCACCGGCGAAATAATCGGGCGCGAAGCGTTCGGTGAATTCGTGCTACCGTACCTAAACGAGATGCTCGACCATTTTCGTAACGTCTTCGATGTTCCCGCCATCGTTCATATCTGCGGCGATGTGCGAAGCCTTGGAACGGCGCTCGCCGATATTTCCGCCGAGGCGATCAGCGTCGATTCGGTTGTCGGCATAAAGACGCTCAAAGAACTTATCGGAGGTAAAGTCACCATGGGCAATATCAGCACGCGCTTGCTTGAGAAAGGCGAGCCGGACTCGGTGTTTAAGTCGGGCATGAACGCACTCGTTAGCGGCGGTGTCGATATTCTTGCGCCGGCGTGCGGTATCAGCCCAAAAACGCCGATTCGGAACATCAGAAGCCTCCCGAAGGCTATCGCGCGAACCAAACCCCAGGCGCCCTGTTGTTAGATCAAAGAGGTGTTGGAGGAGCCTGATCGATGGAAGAATTCGAGGTACAATTCCTGCCGCAAGGCAAGACGGTACGAGTTCGCAAGGGTATGAGCGTGCTCGATGCGGCGCGCGAAGCCTTTATCGACATCGAAACGTCGTGCAACGGAAAGGGCACCTGCGGGAAGTGCCGCATCCGCTATGTCGAGGGGACGGCGGGTGCGCCGCACCGCGACGAGCTTATCCATATCGGCAAAGAAGACCTCGATGCCGGGGTTCGTCTGGCATGCAGGACTACTGTCTCGGACAGGGCATCCGTTAACGTTATCGACGAACCGAAGAAGAAGCACCG encodes:
- a CDS encoding corrinoid protein, which produces MTRTREEILQDLAGSVLNMDEDLAVRTAREAIESGLDAYDAISNGLVVGMNKAGDLYEEEEYFVPELLICSDAMYAALDILRPRLKKENAEDKVGCVIGVVEGDTHDIGKNLVRIMLDVAGFDIHDLGRNVPLADFVEKAKEVNAELICLSTLMTTTMDGMATVIEMLKEEGIRDRFKVLIGGGPISKAFADKIGADGYAENAATAVKVAKEVCAKSKSML
- a CDS encoding MtaA/CmuA family methyltransferase, with protein sequence MNERERLISVLRKEPADRRPFICPGGMMTMVVTELMEKIECYWPEAHIDAEKMAALTMAANRLAGIENLGVPFCMTVEAEAMGAEVDLGTKDIEPRVVAYAANSMADMDALSAIDVMSGRAKVCVDAVKILKQKAPDVPVIANLTGPVSLATSLVDPLVYYRALRKDKEAAHALTGRSTESLIAFGDAMLEAGADVLCIADPSATGEIIGREAFGEFVLPYLNEMLDHFRNVFDVPAIVHICGDVRSLGTALADISAEAISVDSVVGIKTLKELIGGKVTMGNISTRLLEKGEPDSVFKSGMNALVSGGVDILAPACGISPKTPIRNIRSLPKAIARTKPQAPCC
- a CDS encoding uroporphyrinogen decarboxylase family protein, producing MRTMTKIPQDTQTSLERVLCYLQGEKPQRIACFPIILNHAARVLGEPVGKVIRDGELYGKAHVAAYRRYGNDIILFLSTTSTLAEAMGTKMVFFDWDAPQISEPLIQELDDIKKVRMPDYLRDGRLPVYLEATELAVSEVGHEVPVSTVLAGPFTTAAALRPIELFTRDLYKNKEWVHELLEICTQAAIGFIDEIFKRKSIPYIVEPIASASIVSPKMFREFVTPYLKRIADHIHANGGGLPACLHICGKTKPNWEAMLEADYDLWSLDAVDMGEAKDAAGHRVVFVGNVTPANLLKNSPEEIDAEAKLVCEKALDAPRGLILGSGCEVPIDTPPENIDALINAARKYGRFDN
- a CDS encoding response regulator transcription factor, with amino-acid sequence MANERDIGGKSVACIRVFIVDQNTILREALKAILGPENDIEIAGEASNVDEALTGITSDNTDIILTSIYLPDQGLCRLLEFANSSARFIVFSLGRPKEARTLLFDLKVSGLLKMNAVMEDIKQAVRTVASGDIYIDPVISDALLDGNIEKKGVRLSNRQLQILKMICEGFTNKRISFELGISEDTVKTHVRSILKKLGAADRAQAVSKAYESAILK
- a CDS encoding DUF1232 domain-containing protein, whose product is MANDYTLRNLRQDLWPVFKRMPAYAKLIKLLASDPRLSGKQKTKLAAGLGYMVSPIDLIPGFIPVLGQLDDVLAVLIVLRNVLRSSPREIVEPYLIQTELTRELIDEDIGTSARVLRAASITLAKKTGRGIVKAGRFVGNKVKEKLTNAVNKNKQ
- a CDS encoding winged helix-turn-helix transcriptional regulator → MKQLFKALANPARVEILKVLSAAQKGQGAHIANGETSVNIIVEKIPLSPSTVSHHLSVLKKAGVVRARKERQWIFYSIDREPLEKMREFLAEL
- the wrbA gene encoding NAD(P)H:quinone oxidoreductase, whose translation is MADTRKTRVLVVFYSMTGNTAALARSVAQSAEEHGAQVRMRQVKELISHDVIEANPKMKQVKEELTDVPIAANDDLEWADGIAFGTPTRYGTMTAQMKEFIDQTGALWAAGKLVDKVAGFFTSTATLHGGQESTLLSMITPVLHFGMIPVGVPYSDAQCMFELTVGGGSPYGASSVSGPNADRPPTDNDLIVARALGARITKIASRMVGVTEERKDA
- a CDS encoding DUF134 domain-containing protein; translated protein: MPRPVKCRRIESKPDVELFKPRGIPAFMLEEVVLGFEELEAVRLKDLEGLDQASAAARMDISRPTFQRILRSARAKISDALVNGKAIRIEGGVYAITADVRKCCACGHRWHAREAEGCPVCAGKL